The Candidatus Izemoplasmatales bacterium genome has a segment encoding these proteins:
- a CDS encoding DMT family transporter — protein MKKAVHLAGVGYAVIFGFTFLFSKTALLYVSPIGLISYRFLVAFLAFEGLRLFKVVKIRFLRGAWRLWLPAALCEPILYFLFESFGLSQATSGEAGMMLAMIPIFVALLSMLVLRERPRPIQIFFILLSVAGILLIQFLAPGSGDGGRIVGFLLLFAAVLAAAFFNIASKKALATLTPFEITYFMMMSAAIAFNAIYLVQLAFGDGLSGYVTALFHPELAAPILYLGIVASIGGFFLVNVALSKLPPHVSSIYSNLSTVVAIAAGAVFLDESIRYYHLIGSAMILVGVYGTIRSQGLARSGSDPAASSPLSPGEKNLL, from the coding sequence ATGAAGAAAGCGGTCCATCTCGCCGGCGTCGGTTACGCCGTCATCTTCGGTTTCACCTTCCTGTTCTCCAAGACGGCGCTCTTGTACGTAAGTCCGATCGGACTCATCAGCTACCGCTTCCTGGTCGCGTTCCTCGCGTTCGAGGGCCTGCGCCTGTTCAAGGTCGTGAAGATCCGCTTCCTGCGCGGGGCCTGGAGGCTCTGGCTGCCGGCGGCGCTCTGCGAGCCGATCCTCTACTTCCTGTTCGAATCCTTCGGCCTGTCGCAGGCGACGAGCGGGGAAGCCGGCATGATGCTGGCGATGATTCCGATCTTCGTCGCCCTCCTGAGCATGCTCGTGCTGCGCGAGCGGCCGCGTCCGATCCAGATCTTCTTCATCCTCCTGAGCGTCGCCGGCATCCTCCTCATCCAGTTCCTCGCGCCCGGGAGCGGCGACGGCGGCCGGATCGTCGGCTTTTTGCTTCTGTTTGCCGCCGTGCTCGCGGCCGCCTTCTTCAACATCGCCTCGAAGAAGGCGCTCGCCACGCTCACCCCATTCGAGATCACCTACTTCATGATGATGTCCGCGGCGATCGCCTTCAACGCGATCTATCTCGTCCAGCTCGCCTTCGGGGACGGACTCTCCGGATACGTGACGGCCCTCTTCCATCCCGAACTCGCCGCTCCGATCCTCTACCTCGGGATCGTCGCCTCGATCGGCGGCTTCTTCCTCGTCAACGTCGCCCTGAGCAAGCTGCCGCCGCACGTCTCCTCGATCTATTCGAACCTGTCGACGGTGGTCGCGATCGCCGCCGGCGCGGTCTTCCTCGATGAAAGCATCCGCTACTACCATCTGATCGGCAGCGCGATGATCCTCGTGGGCGTCTACGGGACGATCCGCTCGCAGGGCCTCGCGCGTTCCGGGAGCGATCCCGCCGCCTCCTCGCCATTGTCGCCGGGCGAGAAAAATTTATTATAA
- a CDS encoding RidA family protein encodes MTQFIKTEHAPAAIGPYSQAVLAGNTLYVSGQIPFVPETMKVAGDDVASQTRQSLQNVKGIVEAAGFKVADIVKCTVFLKDMNDFAAMNAEYAAFFGDHKPARAAVEVARLPRDVKVEIDAICVR; translated from the coding sequence ATGACCCAATTCATCAAGACCGAACACGCGCCCGCAGCGATCGGGCCCTATTCCCAGGCCGTCCTCGCCGGGAACACGCTCTACGTCTCCGGCCAGATCCCGTTCGTCCCCGAGACGATGAAGGTGGCCGGCGACGACGTCGCGAGCCAGACCCGCCAGTCGCTTCAGAACGTGAAAGGCATCGTCGAAGCCGCCGGCTTCAAGGTCGCGGACATCGTCAAGTGCACCGTCTTCCTCAAGGACATGAACGACTTCGCCGCGATGAACGCCGAGTACGCCGCCTTCTTCGGCGACCACAAGCCGGCGCGCGCCGCCGTCGAGGTCGCCCGTTTGCCGCGCGACGTCAAGGTCGAGATCGACGCCATCTGCGTCCGATAG
- a CDS encoding PAS domain-containing protein encodes MDNRSLLAKYFPVADFIAQINGPTCEAIVHDLSDLQHSIVYIVNGHLSGRAVGGSITKYAFDLIMKNEDKSRDAFINYTGTNERTGKILRSSTLFIRNERRETVGLLCVNVDVTDLMRLRESLDGLIMVQATAAAEPERFDVSADEIVDDILRGALPESGPDYARSSPADKKDLVARLAGKGVFKFKGSIGRVATLLGISPQTLYRYLKELETK; translated from the coding sequence ATGGACAACAGATCCCTGCTTGCGAAATACTTCCCCGTCGCCGACTTCATCGCACAGATCAACGGACCGACCTGCGAAGCGATCGTCCACGACCTGAGCGACCTGCAGCATTCGATCGTCTACATCGTGAACGGACATCTTTCCGGCCGTGCGGTCGGCGGATCGATCACGAAGTACGCGTTCGACCTGATCATGAAGAACGAGGACAAGAGCCGCGACGCCTTCATCAACTACACCGGCACGAACGAGAGGACGGGTAAGATCCTGCGCTCCTCGACGCTGTTCATCCGCAACGAGCGGCGCGAGACGGTCGGCCTGCTCTGCGTGAACGTCGACGTGACCGACCTGATGCGGCTGAGAGAGTCGCTCGACGGCCTGATCATGGTCCAGGCGACGGCCGCCGCCGAACCGGAACGCTTCGACGTTTCGGCCGACGAGATCGTCGACGACATTCTCCGCGGCGCACTGCCGGAGAGCGGTCCGGACTACGCGCGGTCTTCGCCGGCCGACAAGAAGGACCTCGTCGCCCGCCTCGCGGGCAAGGGCGTCTTCAAGTTCAAGGGCTCGATCGGGCGCGTCGCGACGCTGCTCGGGATCTCGCCCCAGACGCTCTACCGCTACCTGAAGGAACTCGAAACAAAATAA
- a CDS encoding pyridoxal phosphate-dependent aminotransferase produces MDIKTKMNGKFRDLQGGLFLKVTKADVGEGAGILMEKGYRIMAWADMFFPDPSLPASVKRAMVDSIEGGVPAHYVMPIGAYDLRKAIAAKVGRTTGLKLDPSRNVIVTPGSDSGLLYALMPFLNEGDEVLIPDPSYPSNFLDPKLLGGVAVHVPLHEEDGYQIRIDEFERRVTPRTRVVLVTHPNNPTTTVWNRASVEELAAFVIRHDLVLVSDQAFEDHVYDGREFISPATLPGMWERTVTVCSISKGYGLSGLRIGYIYADDRIMDVLYGGAVNVLGAASTVSSVGAVAALGDETLLPSHFVRLERRRRIAYEILSTIPGVTMTMPESGILAWLNVSRLGTAAEVAAQILEEAHIMVNEGTPYGREGEGHIRIVIACFNDDLDAIAAFEGIKSALTKLAKKKGVI; encoded by the coding sequence ATGGACATCAAGACGAAGATGAACGGCAAGTTCCGCGACCTGCAGGGAGGGCTCTTCCTCAAGGTCACGAAGGCCGACGTCGGCGAAGGCGCCGGCATCCTGATGGAAAAAGGCTACCGGATCATGGCGTGGGCGGACATGTTCTTCCCCGACCCCTCGCTTCCCGCGTCCGTCAAGCGGGCGATGGTCGATTCGATCGAGGGCGGCGTCCCCGCGCATTACGTGATGCCGATCGGCGCGTACGACCTCCGCAAGGCGATCGCCGCGAAGGTCGGCCGCACGACGGGCCTGAAGCTCGATCCGAGCCGCAACGTGATCGTCACCCCCGGTTCGGACTCCGGACTGCTCTACGCGCTCATGCCGTTTCTGAACGAAGGCGACGAGGTGCTCATCCCCGATCCGAGCTATCCCTCGAACTTCCTCGATCCGAAGCTTCTCGGCGGCGTCGCGGTCCACGTCCCGCTTCACGAGGAAGACGGCTACCAGATCAGGATCGACGAGTTCGAACGGCGCGTCACGCCGCGGACCAGGGTCGTCCTCGTCACCCATCCGAACAACCCCACCACCACCGTGTGGAACCGCGCGTCGGTCGAAGAGCTCGCCGCCTTCGTGATCCGTCACGACCTCGTGCTCGTGTCCGACCAGGCCTTCGAGGACCATGTCTACGACGGACGCGAGTTCATCTCGCCGGCGACGCTTCCCGGGATGTGGGAACGTACCGTGACCGTCTGTTCGATCTCCAAGGGGTACGGTCTCAGCGGCCTGCGCATCGGCTACATCTACGCCGACGACCGCATCATGGACGTCCTCTACGGCGGCGCCGTCAACGTCCTCGGCGCCGCCTCCACGGTCTCGTCCGTCGGCGCCGTCGCCGCACTCGGGGACGAGACGCTTTTGCCGTCCCACTTCGTCCGACTCGAACGCCGCCGTCGGATCGCCTACGAGATCCTGTCCACGATTCCCGGCGTCACGATGACGATGCCGGAAAGCGGGATCCTCGCCTGGCTCAACGTCTCGCGCCTGGGAACGGCCGCCGAGGTCGCCGCGCAGATCCTCGAGGAGGCCCACATCATGGTGAACGAGGGAACGCCGTACGGCAGGGAGGGCGAGGGCCACATCCGGATCGTGATCGCCTGCTTCAACGACGATCTCGACGCGATCGCCGCATTCGAGGGAATCAAGTCCGCGCTCACGAAGCTCGCGAAGAAGAAAGGCGTCATCTGA
- a CDS encoding Na+/H+ antiporter NhaC family protein: MEEKNEKLAFRFGWGMSFIPMLVFTIVCVLLFVVFKAFDMHALAMGGFVGLAIGALFVKNFKHYGRFWNAVMKGIASPTSVAVVLILFIIGMFSQLMKSAGVSNGFLWLAGSIGMKGGIYVAFVFLACCVISTATGSSIGTMFAAFPIFYGAGIALGASPMFLAGAILGGAVFGDNLAPISDTTIASCGTQVYRDGIRTAEISGAVASRFKYSIVAAIITTVLLVVLGGIGGTVSGSVEVQGSPLPLLMLIPVGLLLFVAIKTRDIFASVTVGLISGTIVALVSGLLGFSDIFNVVGGATHGFLADGVANMMGTVTLVISVFGIMGVLQEAGALDRLVDWILKSKLAKTPKGAEIAIMIGTNLTTLLFGGVTSASILTFGPVVNEIGRRKNIHPYRRANLLDGFANSIANNVPFLSCFVFIGVALSGLNPYVVAAGLIYTAVLFFVLLFAVLTGWGRRFEGKDGEELKEEPAAK, encoded by the coding sequence ATGGAAGAAAAGAACGAGAAACTCGCATTCCGGTTCGGATGGGGAATGTCCTTCATTCCCATGCTCGTCTTCACGATCGTCTGCGTCCTGCTGTTCGTCGTCTTCAAGGCGTTCGACATGCACGCGCTGGCGATGGGCGGCTTCGTCGGTCTCGCGATCGGCGCGCTGTTCGTCAAGAACTTCAAGCACTACGGCCGCTTCTGGAACGCCGTCATGAAGGGCATCGCCAGCCCGACCAGCGTCGCCGTCGTCCTCATCCTCTTCATCATCGGCATGTTCTCGCAGCTGATGAAGTCGGCCGGCGTCTCGAACGGATTCCTCTGGCTCGCCGGCTCGATCGGCATGAAGGGCGGCATCTACGTCGCATTCGTGTTCCTCGCCTGCTGCGTCATCTCGACGGCCACCGGGTCCTCGATCGGCACGATGTTCGCCGCCTTCCCGATCTTCTACGGGGCCGGCATCGCCCTCGGCGCCAGCCCGATGTTCCTCGCCGGCGCGATCCTCGGCGGCGCGGTCTTCGGCGATAACCTCGCCCCGATCTCCGACACCACGATCGCCTCGTGCGGAACGCAGGTCTACCGCGACGGCATCCGCACCGCCGAAATCTCCGGCGCGGTCGCCTCGCGCTTCAAGTACTCGATCGTCGCGGCGATCATCACGACCGTCCTGCTCGTCGTCCTCGGCGGCATCGGCGGCACCGTCAGCGGCTCCGTCGAGGTCCAGGGCAGCCCGCTGCCGCTCCTCATGCTCATCCCCGTCGGCCTCCTGCTCTTCGTCGCCATCAAGACCCGCGACATCTTCGCATCGGTCACCGTCGGTCTGATCTCCGGCACGATCGTCGCCCTCGTTTCCGGCCTGCTCGGCTTCTCCGACATCTTCAACGTCGTGGGCGGCGCGACCCACGGCTTCCTGGCCGACGGCGTCGCCAACATGATGGGCACCGTCACGCTCGTCATCTCCGTCTTCGGCATCATGGGCGTCCTCCAGGAAGCGGGCGCGCTCGACCGCCTCGTCGACTGGATCCTCAAAAGCAAGCTCGCGAAGACGCCGAAGGGCGCCGAGATCGCGATCATGATCGGCACGAACCTCACGACGCTCCTCTTCGGCGGCGTCACGAGCGCCTCGATCCTCACGTTCGGCCCGGTCGTGAACGAGATCGGCCGCCGCAAGAACATCCACCCCTATCGCCGCGCCAACCTGCTCGACGGGTTCGCCAACTCGATCGCCAACAACGTGCCGTTTTTGAGCTGCTTCGTCTTCATCGGCGTCGCCCTCTCCGGCCTCAATCCGTACGTCGTCGCCGCCGGTCTCATCTACACGGCCGTGCTGTTCTTCGTCCTCCTGTTCGCCGTCCTCACCGGATGGGGACGCCGGTTCGAAGGCAAGGACGGCGAGGAACTCAAGGAAGAGCCCGCCGCGAAATAA
- a CDS encoding alpha/beta hydrolase: MTRYPYAAGLKGPAIGTGRMRLTHPLLRLFFRMNDTHARRFRPILGTSIRKILVPGFQDAEIDCFVVEGRAVAPDAPAIVYLHGGGFFGGFSKMHFQNACFFADALHCRVFLPAYRTSYRNKFPIPVEDCYAATKWIAGHASALGFDPTRLVVYGDSAGGCLAAATALMARDRKEFPIAFQMLVYPVTDRLQTGRSLREYPDGTWSTEANRQMWDLYLGGADPGGDGYASPLQAKTLAGLPPAYVEPAEIDCLRDEGVAYARRLDNAGVPTILNVVKGAYHAFEQEYPAPFVVDVLNHRCDVLRERFQVKSE; the protein is encoded by the coding sequence ATGACGAGATATCCCTATGCGGCGGGTCTGAAGGGACCGGCGATCGGCACCGGCAGGATGCGCCTCACCCATCCGCTCCTCCGGCTGTTCTTCCGGATGAACGACACGCACGCGCGACGGTTCCGTCCGATCCTCGGCACCTCGATCCGGAAGATCCTCGTGCCGGGGTTCCAGGATGCCGAGATCGACTGCTTCGTTGTCGAAGGGAGGGCCGTCGCCCCCGACGCCCCGGCGATCGTCTACCTGCACGGCGGCGGTTTCTTCGGGGGGTTTTCGAAGATGCATTTCCAGAACGCCTGCTTCTTTGCGGACGCGCTCCACTGCCGCGTCTTTCTTCCCGCCTACCGAACCTCCTACCGAAACAAGTTCCCGATCCCGGTCGAGGACTGCTACGCGGCGACGAAGTGGATCGCGGGCCATGCGTCCGCCCTCGGGTTCGATCCGACGCGCCTGGTCGTCTACGGCGACAGCGCCGGCGGCTGCCTGGCGGCGGCGACGGCGCTCATGGCACGCGACCGCAAGGAATTCCCGATTGCGTTCCAGATGCTCGTCTATCCGGTGACCGACCGCCTTCAGACGGGTCGGAGCCTGAGGGAATATCCGGACGGCACGTGGTCCACGGAAGCCAACCGACAGATGTGGGACCTCTATCTGGGAGGAGCCGATCCCGGTGGGGACGGCTACGCCTCGCCGCTGCAGGCGAAGACGCTCGCGGGTCTTCCGCCGGCGTACGTCGAACCGGCGGAGATCGACTGTCTTCGCGACGAGGGCGTCGCCTACGCCCGTCGACTCGATAACGCGGGCGTACCGACGATCCTGAACGTCGTCAAGGGAGCTTACCATGCCTTCGAGCAGGAGTATCCCGCCCCCTTCGTCGTCGACGTCCTGAACCATCGATGCGACGTCCTTCGCGAACGCTTCCAGGTGAAATCAGAATGA
- a CDS encoding GtrA family protein produces the protein MEQQKKQEIVRSLKYVMFAASAGLIQIGSFAILTEWTGLPYWPRYLIALALSIVWNFTFNRRFTFKSATDVGPAMVKAFAFYVFFTPASTILGEYLVGDLFWNDYLVTGINMLLNFVLEFLYQRFYVFRDSIDSNDLAMKARTKAEQKHE, from the coding sequence ATGGAACAGCAAAAGAAGCAGGAAATCGTCCGGTCGTTGAAATACGTCATGTTCGCCGCATCCGCAGGTCTCATCCAGATCGGGTCCTTCGCGATCCTGACGGAATGGACGGGGCTTCCCTACTGGCCGCGCTATCTGATCGCGCTCGCGCTTTCGATCGTCTGGAACTTCACCTTCAACCGCCGCTTCACCTTCAAGTCGGCGACCGACGTGGGACCGGCGATGGTCAAGGCGTTCGCCTTCTACGTGTTCTTCACGCCGGCGTCGACGATCCTCGGAGAATACCTCGTCGGCGACCTGTTCTGGAACGACTATCTCGTCACCGGCATCAACATGCTCCTGAACTTCGTCCTCGAATTCCTCTACCAGCGCTTCTACGTCTTCCGCGACTCGATCGACTCCAACGATCTGGCGATGAAGGCCAGGACGAAGGCGGAGCAGAAGCACGAGTGA
- the fliB gene encoding flagellin lysine-N-methylase — protein sequence MASRNDNPRTPPVRGEFLVPDYYAAFACKGGSCRSTCCAGWTVTVPMDQYFALANVSCGPELRESIDRAFMPVLRPSPERFAEIRHDRDGRCKLLRPDGWCALHAACGEDALPSVCRYYPRGPRIDPIMESSCANSCERTLELLFEKPEPLRFERRELTFSMPFSPTATAPAEAAAYVRVRAFCLAILTDRAFPLQTRILMVGKLLSALDRDPGVDPGTVDLSVPAFASDIPGTYRTMMNVGRWFIENNRSIAAFCESVEAYYVDGEIEAKYRAATAHFTAILPDHEILFEKMLVNDLFFRQFPRGDHGTGLSDEFTALAGTYVFIRFLALNLMMTRTNRAEFVDIMAATYRVVGHTRFDKNIVVLLRDEEASSFDALGTMLQA from the coding sequence ATGGCATCCAGAAACGACAATCCGAGGACTCCGCCGGTACGCGGCGAGTTCCTCGTTCCCGACTATTACGCCGCCTTCGCGTGCAAGGGCGGCAGTTGCCGCAGCACCTGCTGCGCCGGCTGGACGGTCACCGTCCCGATGGACCAGTACTTCGCCCTCGCCAACGTGTCCTGCGGGCCCGAACTGCGCGAATCGATCGACCGCGCCTTCATGCCGGTCCTCCGGCCATCGCCCGAACGCTTCGCGGAGATCCGCCACGACCGCGACGGCCGTTGCAAGCTCCTCCGTCCGGACGGCTGGTGCGCGCTCCATGCCGCCTGCGGCGAGGACGCATTGCCCTCGGTCTGCCGCTACTATCCGCGCGGCCCGCGGATCGATCCGATCATGGAATCGTCCTGCGCGAACAGCTGCGAGCGCACGCTCGAACTGCTCTTCGAAAAACCCGAACCGCTCCGCTTCGAACGCCGGGAACTCACGTTCTCGATGCCGTTTTCGCCCACCGCGACGGCTCCTGCGGAAGCGGCGGCCTACGTCCGCGTCCGCGCCTTCTGCCTCGCCATCCTGACGGATCGGGCGTTTCCGCTTCAGACGCGGATCCTGATGGTCGGAAAACTGCTTTCCGCCCTCGATCGCGATCCGGGCGTCGACCCGGGAACCGTCGACCTCAGCGTTCCCGCCTTTGCCTCCGACATTCCCGGAACATATCGGACGATGATGAACGTCGGCCGCTGGTTCATCGAGAACAACCGGTCGATCGCGGCCTTCTGCGAAAGCGTCGAGGCCTACTACGTTGACGGCGAGATCGAGGCGAAGTACCGCGCGGCCACGGCTCATTTCACGGCGATCCTTCCCGACCACGAGATCCTCTTCGAGAAGATGCTGGTGAACGACCTGTTCTTCCGGCAGTTCCCCCGGGGCGACCACGGGACCGGGCTTTCGGACGAATTCACCGCGCTCGCCGGCACGTACGTCTTCATCCGCTTCCTCGCGCTCAACCTGATGATGACGAGGACGAACCGCGCGGAGTTCGTCGACATCATGGCGGCGACCTATCGCGTCGTCGGCCACACCCGCTTCGACAAGAACATCGTCGTCCTGCTTCGCGACGAGGAGGCATCCTCGTTCGACGCGCTCGGAACGATGCTCCAGGCATAG
- a CDS encoding SGNH/GDSL hydrolase family protein, producing MNDALQGIALDPKSPLRGKRILFLGSSVTYGVEPGGISFVEFLAARTGCFARKEAVSGTTLCDVDDQSYVARLRRLDPDLTFDAALVQLSTNDVGRGHPLGTPIGPGAVGYDPSTVAGAIETIVDRIFRVYRCPVFFYVGTRFPEPRYGAMVELLWNIAKRWGIGVVDLWNDPVMNAVDPADRDRFMADGVHPTLTGYVEWWGPRIEAALIRLLGEAASR from the coding sequence ATGAATGACGCGCTCCAGGGCATCGCCCTCGATCCGAAAAGCCCGCTTCGCGGCAAACGGATCCTGTTCCTCGGTTCCTCGGTGACCTACGGCGTCGAACCCGGCGGGATCTCGTTCGTCGAATTCCTCGCCGCGCGGACGGGATGCTTCGCTCGGAAGGAAGCCGTATCGGGGACGACGCTCTGCGACGTCGACGACCAGTCCTACGTCGCCCGTCTTCGGCGCCTCGATCCCGATCTGACCTTCGACGCCGCGCTCGTGCAGCTCTCGACGAACGACGTCGGCCGGGGTCATCCGCTCGGAACGCCGATCGGACCCGGCGCGGTCGGCTACGATCCTTCGACGGTCGCCGGTGCGATCGAAACGATCGTCGACCGGATTTTCCGCGTCTATCGCTGCCCGGTGTTCTTCTATGTCGGCACGCGGTTCCCGGAGCCGCGCTACGGAGCGATGGTCGAACTGCTCTGGAACATCGCGAAACGCTGGGGCATCGGCGTTGTCGACCTGTGGAACGATCCCGTCATGAACGCCGTCGATCCCGCCGATCGCGACCGCTTCATGGCGGACGGCGTCCACCCGACGCTGACCGGCTACGTGGAGTGGTGGGGACCGCGAATCGAAGCGGCCCTGATCCGGCTGCTTGGCGAAGCGGCCTCCCGGTAG
- a CDS encoding aminoglycoside phosphotransferase family protein — translation MESRSKIVLDRSTIVRLFAKAGIEGVESIAPLGAGEFNALYAVKARGVEHVLKVAPTDRRRMLSYERGMMAEEVRFYAWMREKTPIRVPSVRYADFTGTDLPSPWFIMERLPGTTVDRAGLTAAEREVAFRQTAAMVASLHEVRGAGFGYVQNGLHADWHEALAAMVGNLIEDARRFRMPCPRGRRLLRAVHAHADVLRTVESRLVNFDVWEPNILCERKDGDLTLSWIDPERSFWGDRIADFVCLDFMKMSLDEKSSALSAYNAVASEPIAVTDAERIRFSLMLGYLGLIMEVEKYARYTHFHFGWWRNVGACKLLFRQCFGSLRVLEGRAAKEENPHE, via the coding sequence ATGGAGAGCCGAAGCAAGATCGTCCTCGACCGTTCCACCATCGTCCGCCTCTTCGCCAAGGCGGGCATCGAAGGCGTCGAATCGATCGCCCCGCTCGGGGCGGGCGAGTTCAACGCCCTCTACGCCGTAAAGGCCCGAGGCGTCGAACACGTCCTCAAGGTCGCGCCGACCGATCGACGGCGGATGCTCTCGTACGAACGCGGGATGATGGCCGAGGAGGTGCGCTTCTACGCCTGGATGCGGGAGAAGACGCCGATCCGCGTGCCGTCCGTCCGTTACGCCGATTTCACCGGGACCGATCTGCCGTCGCCGTGGTTCATCATGGAACGGCTCCCCGGAACCACCGTCGATCGAGCCGGCTTGACGGCCGCGGAGAGAGAGGTCGCTTTTCGGCAGACCGCGGCGATGGTCGCGTCGCTCCACGAGGTCCGCGGAGCCGGGTTCGGTTACGTCCAGAACGGCCTGCACGCCGATTGGCACGAGGCGCTTGCGGCGATGGTCGGAAACCTCATCGAAGACGCGCGCCGGTTCCGGATGCCATGTCCCCGCGGAAGACGACTCCTTCGGGCCGTACACGCCCATGCGGACGTCCTGAGGACGGTCGAGTCGCGGCTCGTCAACTTCGACGTCTGGGAGCCGAACATCCTCTGCGAACGGAAGGACGGCGACCTGACGCTCTCGTGGATCGATCCCGAGCGCTCCTTCTGGGGCGATCGCATCGCCGATTTCGTCTGCCTCGACTTCATGAAGATGTCGCTCGACGAGAAGTCGTCGGCGCTGTCCGCCTACAACGCCGTGGCGTCGGAACCGATCGCGGTCACGGATGCGGAACGGATCCGCTTCTCGCTCATGCTCGGGTACCTCGGACTCATCATGGAGGTCGAGAAGTACGCCCGCTACACGCACTTCCATTTCGGCTGGTGGCGCAACGTCGGCGCCTGCAAACTTTTATTCCGTCAATGCTTCGGATCGCTCCGCGTCCTCGAAGGTCGCGCCGCGAAGGAGGAGAATCCCCATGAATGA
- a CDS encoding zinc ribbon domain-containing protein translates to MPKRCPNCKSEITRYQEFCYQCGAPIRHVAKRPKVDLGVEWKWFIVGFLLPPLGYAWFFFFSRNHYDAALSAFKGAIAASILSFLVYQMLSLVSCLGLADPTTTGVLPVARSVFRA, encoded by the coding sequence ATGCCGAAACGCTGTCCCAACTGCAAGTCCGAGATCACCCGCTATCAGGAATTCTGCTATCAGTGCGGCGCGCCGATCCGTCATGTCGCGAAACGCCCGAAGGTCGATCTCGGCGTCGAGTGGAAGTGGTTCATCGTCGGCTTCCTGCTTCCGCCGCTCGGCTACGCCTGGTTTTTCTTCTTTTCCCGCAACCATTACGATGCGGCCCTTTCGGCGTTCAAGGGCGCGATCGCCGCGTCGATCCTCTCGTTTCTCGTCTACCAGATGCTCTCGCTCGTCAGTTGCCTCGGCCTCGCGGATCCGACGACCACCGGTGTCCTGCCGGTCGCCCGATCCGTCTTCCGCGCTTGA